The Pseudomonas sp. SCA2728.1_7 DNA segment ATGCCGGCATCACCCGCGATAACCTGATGATGCGCATGAAAGACGACGAGTGGTACGACGTGATCGATACCAACCTGAACAGTCTGTTCCGCCTGTCCAAGGGCGTTTTGCGCGGCATGACCAAGGCGCGTTGGGGCCGAATTATCAGTATTGGCTCGGTAGTGGGTGCCATGGGCAACGCTGGCCAAGTAAACTATGCAGCCGCCAAGGCCGGTCTGGAAGGTTTCAGCCGTGCAATGGCGCGTGAAGTCGGTTCGCGTTCGATTACGGTCAACTCGGTAACCCCAGGGTTTATCGACACCGATATGACCCGCGAGCTGCCTGAAGCACAGCGTGAAGCCTTGCAGACGCAGATTCCGCTGGGTCGTCTGGGACAAGCTCAAGAGATCGCGTCTGTGGTCGCTTTTCTTGCATCCGACGGTGCGGCATACGTCACTGGGGCTA contains these protein-coding regions:
- the fabG gene encoding 3-oxoacyl-ACP reductase FabG gives rise to the protein MSLQGKVALVTGASRGIGQAIALELGRQGAIVVGTATSASGAERIAATLKENGIQGTGLELNVTSDESVSAVLASIQEQFGAPVAILVNNAGITRDNLMMRMKDDEWYDVIDTNLNSLFRLSKGVLRGMTKARWGRIISIGSVVGAMGNAGQVNYAAAKAGLEGFSRAMAREVGSRSITVNSVTPGFIDTDMTRELPEAQREALQTQIPLGRLGQAQEIASVVAFLASDGAAYVTGATIPVNGGMYM